The following proteins are encoded in a genomic region of Brachypodium distachyon strain Bd21 chromosome 1, Brachypodium_distachyon_v3.0, whole genome shotgun sequence:
- the LOC100823943 gene encoding NAC domain-containing protein 83 — protein sequence MALPMAGGGLMGLPNGFRFVPTDEELTIHYLYKKAFSLPLPNNIIAVADLARIHPGDLPGNEAHGDKFFFSRPVPRCGRRARGAAAPGAAGVWKASGAEELVLVSPRRVPTALKQTLVFFSVDGRGVARTRWVMHEYRLHPNVLLATANNGRAVEDWVVCRVFQKATRAQRRGDGNPPSPISSCLTEEIGDEDSDEEIAS from the exons ATGGCTTTGCCCATGGCCGGGGGCGGATTGATGGGGCTCCCGAATGGGTTCCGGTTCGTGCCTACGGACGAAGAGCTCACAATACACTACTTGTACAAGAAGGCGTTCTCCCTCCCACTGCCCAACAACATCATCGCTGTCGCCGACCTCGCCCGCATTCACCCTGGGGATCTACCAG gCAACGAGGCGCATGGGGACAAGTTTTTCTTTAGCCGGCCGGTTCCGAGGTGCGGGCGCAGGGCTCGCGGGGCGGCGGCACCCGGCGCTGCTGGCGTGTGGAAGGCGTCCGGGGCGGAGGAGCTTGTGCTCGTCTCGCCACGGCGCGTTCCCACGGCCCTGAAGCAGAcgctcgtcttcttctccgtcgaTGGCAGAGGCGTCGCGCGCACCCGGTGGGTCATGCACGAGTATCGCCTCCACCCCAACGTGCTGCTTGCCACAGCCAACAACGGTAGGGCTGTGGAGGATTGGGTGGTTTGCCGCGTATTCCAGAAGGCCACGCGGGCTCAACGCCGCGGCGACGGAAACCCGCCGTCCCCGATCTCATCCTGCTTGACTGAGGAGATAGGAGACGAGGACAGTGACGAAGAGATCGCTAGTTAG